One stretch of Clavibacter californiensis DNA includes these proteins:
- a CDS encoding TadE/TadG family type IV pilus assembly protein translates to MRDDRGSAPAEFVMVGALLVVLALSVVQLALALHVRTTVLDAAAEGARTAALAGATRADGVERTRELITTAVGARYAEDVTAGTGTVLGHAVVSVTVRTTLPLIGLLGVDRGLEVTGHAAVERLG, encoded by the coding sequence ATGCGCGACGACCGCGGCTCGGCACCCGCCGAGTTCGTCATGGTCGGCGCCCTCCTCGTCGTCCTCGCCCTGTCGGTCGTCCAGCTCGCGCTGGCGCTGCACGTGCGGACGACCGTGCTCGACGCCGCCGCGGAGGGCGCCCGCACGGCCGCGCTCGCGGGCGCCACCCGCGCCGACGGCGTCGAGCGCACGCGCGAGCTGATCACGACGGCGGTGGGTGCGCGGTACGCGGAGGACGTGACAGCGGGAACGGGCACCGTGCTCGGGCACGCGGTCGTCAGCGTCACCGTGCGGACGACGCTGCCGCTCATCGGCCTCCTCGGCGTCGACCGCGGACTGGAGGTGACGGGCCATGCGGCCGTGGAGCGCCTGGGCTGA
- a CDS encoding pilus assembly protein TadG-related protein: MIAGPSRRRRDRASIPALTPAEDEGSILPLVIASCALGLAVILMVSAASSLYLERARLFSLADAAALAGAESFDVDGGGGGAAAVAVGDDGVALPPLTDAEVASTVTAFLADEPTAGIRDLHVDGATTPDGRSARVTLSATWIPPVASLFAPDGVRIDVTSTARSVLVGPGAAPVGPAGGG; encoded by the coding sequence ATGATCGCCGGCCCGTCGCGGCGTCGGCGCGACCGCGCGTCGATCCCGGCCCTCACCCCGGCCGAGGACGAGGGCTCGATCCTGCCGCTCGTGATCGCGTCCTGCGCGCTGGGTCTCGCCGTGATCCTCATGGTGTCGGCGGCGTCCTCGCTCTACCTCGAGCGCGCCCGGCTCTTCTCGCTGGCGGACGCGGCCGCGCTGGCGGGCGCCGAGTCCTTCGACGTGGACGGCGGCGGCGGCGGCGCGGCGGCGGTCGCGGTCGGCGACGACGGCGTCGCGCTCCCGCCCCTCACGGACGCCGAAGTGGCCTCCACGGTCACGGCGTTCCTCGCCGACGAGCCGACGGCGGGGATCCGCGACCTCCACGTCGACGGCGCCACGACGCCGGACGGCCGCAGCGCGCGCGTCACCCTCTCCGCCACGTGGATCCCGCCGGTCGCCTCCCTCTTCGCCCCCGATGGAGTGCGCATCGACGTCACGAGCACCGCCCGCAGCGTGCTGGTCGGGCCGGGCGCCGCGCCGGTCGGACCCGCGGGAGGCGGGTGA
- a CDS encoding MFS transporter produces the protein MSTPDAPFSLREVALPALLPALLFSIGEGAIIPIIPIVAGSLGATFGIAAFIGGMIMLGELVGDIPSGSVVSRIGERTAMIGAAFVSIGGLVLCLLAPNPLVLGVGVFLIGVSTAVFALARHAFMTSFVPQAYRARALSTLGGTFRAGYFVGPFLAAGVIHLTGVSQSAFVIHVVACLAAAVTLLVLPDPMDVVRRNRAVDLQSAAAATAGEPQDDESVGAAAGTAVAGRESEGLARTLWRFKGVLVKLGSGAALIGAMRAGRGVLLPLWAVSIGISDANTALIIGIAGGVDFALFYASGQIMDRFGRLWSAVPSMVGLGLGYLVLALTPDLPTSVQWFIGVAMFMSVANGVGSGILMTLGADLAPREDPAPFLGAWRFTGDAGSAASPLLIAALTSAASLAVASGVMGVLGLIGAGILVRYVPRYVPRKPRPTA, from the coding sequence ATGTCGACCCCCGATGCCCCCTTCTCCCTCCGCGAGGTGGCGCTCCCGGCGCTGCTCCCCGCGCTCCTCTTCTCCATCGGCGAGGGGGCGATCATCCCCATCATCCCGATCGTCGCCGGCAGCCTCGGCGCCACGTTCGGCATCGCCGCCTTCATCGGCGGCATGATCATGCTCGGCGAGCTGGTGGGCGACATCCCGAGCGGATCCGTGGTGAGCCGCATCGGCGAGCGGACCGCCATGATCGGCGCGGCCTTCGTCTCCATCGGCGGCCTGGTGCTCTGCCTCCTCGCGCCGAACCCGCTCGTGCTCGGGGTGGGGGTGTTCCTCATCGGCGTCTCGACTGCCGTCTTCGCGCTCGCCCGGCACGCGTTCATGACGAGCTTCGTGCCGCAGGCGTACCGGGCCCGCGCGCTCTCGACGCTCGGCGGGACGTTCCGCGCCGGGTACTTCGTGGGGCCGTTCCTCGCCGCCGGCGTGATCCACCTGACGGGCGTCTCGCAGTCGGCATTCGTGATCCACGTCGTCGCGTGCCTCGCCGCCGCCGTGACCCTGCTCGTGCTGCCCGACCCGATGGACGTCGTGCGCCGCAACCGCGCCGTGGACCTGCAGAGCGCCGCGGCCGCGACGGCCGGCGAGCCGCAGGACGACGAGTCGGTCGGCGCCGCGGCCGGGACCGCGGTGGCGGGGCGCGAGTCGGAGGGCCTCGCGCGCACCCTGTGGCGGTTCAAGGGCGTGCTCGTGAAGCTCGGATCCGGCGCGGCGCTCATCGGCGCGATGCGCGCGGGCCGCGGCGTGCTCCTCCCCCTGTGGGCCGTGAGCATCGGCATCTCGGACGCGAACACGGCGCTCATCATCGGCATCGCGGGCGGCGTGGACTTCGCCCTCTTCTACGCGAGCGGCCAGATCATGGACCGCTTCGGCCGCCTCTGGAGCGCCGTGCCGTCGATGGTGGGCCTCGGCCTCGGCTACCTCGTGCTCGCGCTCACCCCGGACCTGCCGACGAGCGTGCAGTGGTTCATCGGCGTGGCCATGTTCATGTCGGTGGCGAACGGCGTGGGCTCGGGGATCCTGATGACCCTCGGCGCCGACCTCGCCCCGCGCGAGGACCCGGCCCCCTTCCTCGGCGCCTGGCGCTTCACGGGCGACGCCGGCAGCGCCGCCTCGCCGCTCCTCATCGCCGCGCTCACCTCCGCCGCGTCGCTCGCGGTCGCCAGCGGCGTGATGGGAGTGCTCGGGCTCATCGGCGCCGGGATCCTCGTACGGTACGTGCCGCGCTACGTGCCCCGGAAGCCGCGACCGACCGCCTGA
- the prfB gene encoding peptide chain release factor 2 — protein MIDQDFSSRITELRDTYSNIRSVIGVERLQQEVEELSAQAGEPDLWDDTDKAQKVTSDLSHRQADLKRIDELQRRLDDLDVLVEMAKDDEESAEEAVVELAGITKIMDELEVQTLLNGEFDPRPAVVTIRAGAGGVDAADFAEMLMRMYLRWAEQHDYSATVLDTSYAEEAGIKSATFEIDAPYAFGTLSVEAGTHRLVRMSPFNSAGKRQTSFAAVEVVPLIEQTESIEIPENDMRVDVFRSSGPGGQSVNTTDSAVRITHLPTGIVVTCQNEKSQIQNRAAALRVLQSRLLLVQREQEAATKKELAGNITASWGDQMRSYVLAPYQMVKDLRTEHEVNNPSNVFDGDLDGFISAGIRWRKSPDRA, from the coding sequence ATGATCGACCAGGACTTCTCTTCGCGGATCACAGAATTGCGCGACACCTACTCCAACATCCGCTCGGTGATCGGCGTCGAGCGCCTGCAGCAGGAGGTCGAGGAGCTGAGCGCCCAGGCGGGTGAGCCGGACCTCTGGGACGACACGGACAAGGCGCAGAAGGTCACGAGCGACCTGAGCCACCGCCAGGCCGACCTCAAGCGCATCGACGAGCTGCAGCGCCGCCTCGACGACCTCGACGTGCTCGTGGAGATGGCCAAGGACGACGAGGAGTCCGCCGAGGAGGCGGTCGTCGAGCTCGCCGGCATCACCAAGATCATGGACGAGCTCGAGGTGCAGACGCTCCTCAACGGCGAGTTCGACCCGCGCCCCGCGGTCGTCACCATCCGCGCGGGCGCCGGCGGCGTCGACGCGGCCGACTTCGCCGAGATGCTCATGCGCATGTACCTGCGCTGGGCCGAGCAGCACGACTACTCCGCCACCGTGCTCGACACCTCCTACGCGGAGGAGGCGGGCATCAAGTCCGCGACCTTCGAGATCGACGCGCCGTACGCCTTCGGCACGCTCTCCGTCGAGGCCGGCACGCACCGCCTGGTGCGCATGAGCCCCTTCAACTCGGCGGGCAAGCGCCAGACGTCGTTCGCCGCCGTGGAGGTCGTGCCGCTCATCGAGCAGACCGAGTCGATCGAGATCCCCGAGAACGACATGCGGGTGGACGTCTTCCGCTCGTCCGGCCCCGGCGGCCAGTCCGTCAACACGACCGACTCGGCGGTGCGGATCACCCACCTCCCGACCGGCATCGTCGTCACCTGCCAGAACGAGAAGAGCCAGATCCAGAATCGCGCCGCGGCCCTCCGGGTGCTGCAGTCGCGCCTGCTCCTCGTGCAGCGCGAGCAGGAGGCGGCCACCAAGAAGGAGCTCGCCGGCAACATCACCGCGAGCTGGGGCGACCAGATGCGCAGCTACGTCCTCGCGCCGTACCAGATGGTCAAGGACCTCCGCACGGAGCACGAGGTCAACAACCCGTCCAACGTGTTCGACGGCGACCTCGACGGCTTCATCTCCGCGGGGATCCGCTGGCGGAAGTCGCCCGACCGCGCCTGA
- the ftsE gene encoding cell division ATP-binding protein FtsE, with product MIRFDHVSKVYPGNPRPALSSVDLEILRGEFVFLVGASGSGKSSFLRLVLKEDRPTQGTIHVLGQQLNQLSSRKVPYYRRSLGVVFQDFRLLPNKSVFDNVAFTLQVIGKSRGFIQEAVPDVLNMVGLKGKEQRLPHELSGGEQQRVAIARAVVNKPAVLLADEPTGNLDPLTSAGIMQVLERINANGTTVIMATHDSGIVDQMQKRVIELIGGEVVRDEVGGQYQTSAIDLPRTAENPVGVNPEHPPVAAPTPVFVPAAPLPAPVRPTAPAEPANAAERREQARRDKQRRADEKARAKEEATREAAAAKAARKAPRKPGTGAEAPAAVAAPASAAPVVAPAAVSSAAPAVDAVQIIPATSPDRDAEAGRAARPEGDDGSDRGSRPAAPAYAPSAFAEAARVDPVPVREVERDAERDAERDRPAAAPAAAAEERREAAPARPEPRAAEPVPADPVEPSRADPAAGQADAPVDDGPLTAPAPPSRRNGGGAAPAAPSTGSIRRLPEGTGVIRLPDLSDGEGGSAPADGRDDAELAELGLAEKLGLRARGESSDDTGAQDVGPTR from the coding sequence ATGATCAGGTTCGACCACGTATCCAAGGTGTATCCCGGCAACCCCCGACCGGCGCTGAGCTCCGTCGACCTCGAGATCCTCCGCGGGGAGTTCGTCTTCCTCGTCGGCGCGTCCGGGTCCGGCAAGTCCAGCTTCCTGCGTCTCGTGCTCAAGGAGGACCGGCCCACGCAGGGCACGATCCACGTCCTGGGCCAGCAGCTGAACCAGCTGTCGAGCCGCAAGGTCCCCTACTACCGGCGCAGCCTGGGGGTGGTGTTCCAGGACTTCCGGCTGCTCCCGAACAAGTCCGTGTTCGACAACGTCGCCTTCACCCTCCAGGTGATCGGCAAGTCGCGCGGCTTCATCCAGGAGGCCGTCCCCGACGTCCTCAACATGGTGGGCCTCAAGGGCAAGGAGCAGCGGCTCCCGCACGAGCTGTCCGGCGGTGAGCAGCAGCGCGTGGCCATCGCCCGCGCCGTGGTCAACAAGCCCGCCGTGCTCCTCGCCGACGAGCCCACGGGCAACCTCGACCCGCTGACGAGCGCGGGCATCATGCAGGTGCTCGAGCGGATCAACGCCAACGGCACCACGGTGATCATGGCCACCCACGACTCCGGCATCGTCGACCAGATGCAGAAGCGCGTCATCGAGCTGATCGGCGGCGAGGTCGTCCGCGACGAGGTCGGCGGCCAGTACCAGACGTCCGCCATCGACCTGCCGCGCACGGCGGAGAACCCGGTCGGCGTGAACCCCGAGCACCCTCCCGTCGCCGCGCCGACGCCGGTGTTCGTGCCCGCCGCGCCGCTCCCTGCACCCGTGCGCCCGACCGCTCCGGCGGAGCCCGCGAACGCCGCGGAGCGCCGCGAGCAGGCCAGGCGCGACAAGCAGCGGCGCGCCGACGAGAAGGCGCGCGCCAAGGAGGAGGCGACCCGCGAGGCCGCCGCAGCCAAGGCCGCGAGGAAGGCGCCGCGGAAGCCCGGGACGGGCGCCGAGGCCCCTGCGGCTGTGGCGGCACCGGCATCCGCCGCTCCCGTCGTCGCGCCCGCCGCCGTCTCGTCCGCCGCTCCCGCCGTGGATGCCGTGCAGATCATCCCGGCGACGTCGCCCGACCGCGACGCCGAGGCCGGGCGCGCGGCGCGACCGGAAGGCGACGACGGGTCCGACCGCGGATCCCGGCCGGCGGCTCCCGCCTACGCTCCCTCCGCGTTCGCCGAGGCCGCGCGCGTGGATCCCGTCCCCGTGCGCGAGGTCGAGCGTGACGCCGAGCGCGACGCCGAGCGCGACCGTCCGGCCGCCGCCCCCGCCGCGGCCGCGGAGGAGCGCCGTGAGGCCGCTCCCGCGCGCCCGGAGCCGCGCGCAGCCGAGCCGGTCCCCGCGGACCCCGTCGAGCCCTCGCGTGCCGACCCGGCCGCTGGGCAGGCCGACGCGCCCGTGGACGACGGCCCGCTCACTGCGCCCGCCCCGCCGAGCAGGCGAAACGGCGGGGGTGCCGCCCCCGCGGCCCCGAGCACCGGATCGATCCGGCGGCTCCCCGAGGGCACCGGCGTGATCCGCCTGCCCGACCTGTCCGACGGCGAGGGCGGATCCGCGCCCGCCGACGGACGCGACGACGCCGAGCTCGCCGAGCTCGGCCTGGCCGAGAAGCTGGGCCTCCGCGCCCGAGGCGAGTCGTCGGACGACACCGGCGCACAGGATGTGGGGCCCACGCGATGA
- the ftsX gene encoding permease-like cell division protein FtsX, giving the protein MRLGLVLSEVGHGLRRNVSMVVSVVLVTFISLTFVGAAVLLQMQIGQMKNYWYDRAQVAIDFCTDTSVPSETCVNGKATQEQIDAVKQQLDSDTLAPFIDKYYFEDQDTAYKNFQEQFKGDPVTELVQPEFLNEAFWVNLKDPSKSDILSDSLSGLAGVENVTDQRQYLDQIFSILNAASLTAVGIAGLMLVAAALLIATTIRLSAFSRRRELGIMRLVGASNRFIQTPFILEGVFAALIGSVLASAATVALVKFFVQGFLSTRLTSISLVNMDDALLVVPILLGVGVVLAAVSANFAISRYLRI; this is encoded by the coding sequence ATGAGACTCGGACTCGTCCTCTCCGAGGTCGGCCACGGCCTCCGTCGGAACGTCAGCATGGTCGTCTCGGTCGTGCTCGTCACCTTCATCTCGCTCACGTTCGTGGGCGCGGCCGTGCTGCTGCAGATGCAGATCGGCCAGATGAAGAACTACTGGTACGACCGCGCCCAGGTCGCGATCGACTTCTGCACCGACACCTCGGTGCCGAGCGAGACCTGCGTCAACGGCAAGGCCACCCAGGAGCAGATCGACGCCGTCAAGCAGCAGCTCGACAGCGACACGCTCGCCCCGTTCATCGACAAGTACTACTTCGAGGACCAGGACACGGCGTACAAGAACTTCCAGGAGCAGTTCAAGGGCGATCCCGTCACCGAGCTGGTGCAGCCGGAGTTCCTCAACGAGGCGTTCTGGGTGAACCTCAAGGACCCGTCGAAGTCCGACATCCTGAGCGACAGCCTCTCCGGGCTCGCCGGTGTCGAGAACGTCACCGACCAACGGCAGTACCTCGACCAGATCTTCTCGATCCTCAACGCCGCCAGCCTCACCGCCGTCGGCATCGCCGGCCTGATGCTCGTGGCCGCCGCCCTGCTGATCGCCACCACGATCCGCCTGTCCGCGTTCTCGCGGAGACGGGAGTTGGGCATCATGAGGCTGGTCGGGGCGTCGAACCGCTTCATCCAGACCCCGTTCATCCTCGAGGGCGTGTTCGCGGCGCTCATCGGTTCGGTGCTCGCCAGCGCGGCGACGGTGGCGCTCGTGAAGTTCTTCGTCCAGGGGTTCCTGAGCACGAGGCTCACGTCGATATCCCTGGTGAACATGGACGACGCGCTGCTGGTGGTGCCGATCCTCCTGGGTGTCGGCGTCGTGCTCGCGGCGGTCTCCGCGAACTTCGCCATCAGCCGCTATCTGCGGATCTGA
- the smpB gene encoding SsrA-binding protein SmpB — protein MPRERGEKVVATNRKARHDYTIESTYEAGLVLTGTEVKSLRQGRASLVDGYAFVDAGEAWLDAVHIPEYNQGTWNNHPVRRKRKLLLHKEQILKIHSKVKEGGYTVVPLQLYFVDGRAKVELAIAKGKKEYDKRQTLRERQDKREADRAMSSHRRLGE, from the coding sequence GTGCCCAGGGAACGTGGCGAGAAGGTGGTGGCGACCAACCGCAAGGCGCGCCACGACTACACCATCGAGTCGACCTACGAGGCCGGCCTCGTGCTCACGGGCACGGAGGTCAAGTCGCTCCGGCAGGGGCGGGCGTCGCTGGTCGACGGCTACGCGTTCGTCGACGCGGGCGAGGCGTGGCTCGACGCGGTGCACATCCCCGAGTACAACCAGGGCACCTGGAACAACCACCCGGTGCGCCGCAAGCGCAAGCTCCTCCTGCACAAGGAGCAGATCCTCAAGATCCACTCCAAGGTGAAGGAGGGCGGCTACACGGTCGTCCCGCTGCAGCTCTACTTCGTCGACGGCCGCGCCAAGGTCGAGCTCGCCATCGCGAAGGGCAAGAAGGAGTACGACAAGCGCCAGACGCTGCGCGAGCGACAGGACAAGCGCGAGGCGGACCGGGCGATGTCGTCCCACCGCCGCCTCGGCGAGTAG
- a CDS encoding ABC transporter permease, whose translation MRTPVRALLRSPLGVVVLIAALWFVVTFLVFPNANLLVTTFFPDGAFSGRALEKLLSSDRAMRSVGNSLLLAVTLAITVNVVGIFIVLVTEYFVVRGSRVLWLGYATTLIYGGIVLAAGYNFIYGRYGFVTALAQRAFPDLDPDWFSGYFAVVIVMTFATTTNHMLFLRSSLAAIDHQTIEAARSMGAGTGRILFRIVLPALRPMIFAVTVLTFLTGLGALTAPLVLGGTGFQTVAPMIVTFSKSTSSRDLAALLAIVLGVATIVLLAIMNRVEKSGVYFSVAKVATPLQKQRIRNPIVNGVVHVVAYALFVVYALPVILIVLFSFLDSKSVQTGTITLDSFTLRNYATVLGSPDVLRPFVVSLVYSALAAVIVVAGLLFVARMIQRNRNWVTATLEYLLHIPWILPTILIALALLQTFDRAQPLIGGQVLTGTTWLLLVAYIIVKVPFTLRLLKAAFASVPQSLEDAARILGAKSLTTFRRVLVPLVIPTVAAITALNFNSLLDDYDAAVFLYQPLYEPLGIAIKASTEGEANLDSMSITFVYTVLLMIIMGLTMYLVYGRSGGRKRRRGRTSSPALETTAPALATSDPGAPAMTAPRTPMG comes from the coding sequence GTGCGCACCCCCGTCCGCGCCCTGCTGCGCTCGCCCCTCGGCGTCGTGGTGCTCATCGCCGCGCTCTGGTTCGTCGTCACGTTCCTCGTGTTCCCGAACGCGAACCTGCTCGTCACGACCTTCTTCCCCGACGGCGCTTTCAGCGGTCGCGCGCTCGAGAAGCTCCTGAGCTCCGACCGGGCGATGCGGAGCGTCGGCAACAGCCTCCTGCTCGCCGTCACCCTCGCGATCACGGTCAACGTGGTCGGCATCTTCATCGTGCTGGTGACCGAGTACTTCGTGGTGCGCGGATCCCGCGTGCTCTGGCTCGGCTACGCCACGACGCTCATCTACGGCGGCATCGTGCTCGCGGCAGGGTACAACTTCATCTACGGCCGCTACGGGTTCGTCACGGCGCTCGCCCAGCGCGCGTTCCCCGACCTCGACCCCGACTGGTTCTCGGGCTACTTCGCGGTCGTCATCGTGATGACCTTCGCCACCACCACGAACCACATGCTCTTCCTCCGCTCGTCTCTCGCGGCGATCGACCACCAGACCATCGAGGCGGCCCGGAGCATGGGCGCGGGCACCGGGCGCATCCTCTTCCGCATCGTGCTGCCGGCGCTGCGGCCCATGATCTTCGCGGTCACCGTGCTCACTTTCCTCACGGGCCTCGGGGCGCTCACCGCTCCCCTGGTGCTCGGCGGCACGGGCTTCCAGACGGTGGCGCCCATGATCGTCACGTTCTCCAAGAGCACGAGCTCCCGCGACCTCGCGGCGCTCCTCGCGATCGTGCTGGGCGTCGCCACGATCGTGCTGCTGGCGATCATGAACCGCGTCGAGAAGTCGGGCGTGTACTTCTCGGTGGCCAAGGTCGCGACGCCGCTGCAGAAGCAGCGCATCCGGAACCCGATCGTGAACGGCGTCGTGCACGTCGTCGCCTACGCCCTGTTCGTGGTCTACGCGCTCCCCGTCATCCTCATCGTGCTGTTCTCGTTCCTCGACTCGAAGAGCGTGCAGACGGGCACGATCACGCTGGACTCGTTCACGCTGCGGAACTACGCGACCGTCCTCGGCTCCCCCGACGTGCTGCGCCCCTTCGTCGTGAGCCTCGTCTACAGCGCGCTGGCCGCCGTGATCGTCGTGGCAGGCCTCCTGTTCGTCGCGCGCATGATCCAGCGCAACCGCAACTGGGTCACCGCGACGCTCGAGTACCTGCTGCACATCCCATGGATCCTGCCGACCATCCTCATCGCGCTCGCACTGCTGCAGACGTTCGACCGGGCCCAGCCGCTCATCGGCGGGCAGGTGCTCACGGGCACGACCTGGCTGCTGCTCGTGGCCTACATCATCGTCAAGGTGCCGTTCACCCTGCGCCTGCTCAAGGCGGCGTTCGCGAGCGTGCCGCAGTCGCTCGAGGACGCGGCGCGGATCCTCGGCGCGAAGTCGCTCACGACGTTCCGGCGGGTGCTGGTGCCGCTCGTGATCCCCACGGTCGCCGCCATCACGGCGCTCAACTTCAACAGCCTGCTCGACGACTACGACGCGGCGGTGTTCCTCTACCAGCCGCTGTACGAGCCGCTCGGCATCGCCATCAAGGCGAGCACCGAGGGCGAGGCCAACCTCGACTCCATGAGCATCACGTTCGTCTACACGGTCCTGCTCATGATCATCATGGGGCTCACGATGTACCTCGTGTACGGGCGCTCGGGCGGGCGGAAGCGGCGACGCGGGCGGACGAGCTCGCCCGCGCTGGAGACGACGGCGCCGGCCCTCGCCACGTCGGATCCGGGAGCGCCCGCCATGACGGCGCCGCGCACGCCGATGGGCTGA
- a CDS encoding ABC transporter ATP-binding protein, producing MIRFDDVEVRFGDQVAIPGLDLEIHEGEFFTLLGPSGCGKTTALRTLAGFVDPCRGDIVIDGQVATRLPSEKRRVGMVFQNYALFPSMSVRQNIAFGLTVRKAGKAETDRLVRAMADQVELSEAQLDKNVAELSGGQQQRVAIARALVLEPRILLLDEPLSNLDAKLRVQLRDQLKGLQSRLGITTVYVTHDQEEALTMSDRIAVFDAGRIEQVGTPEDIYDRSATEFVATFVGAINALGPATVSRLRDAGATDLDASSRAYVRLERVSVDPRGATPADAGRVRIDGVVAERSYHGSYSTYRVDLGDDAVQALVAETGAPPLTPGTEVVVGIDPAAILQYRS from the coding sequence ATGATCCGCTTCGACGACGTCGAGGTGCGCTTCGGCGACCAGGTGGCGATCCCCGGGCTCGACCTCGAGATCCACGAGGGCGAGTTCTTCACGCTCCTCGGGCCGTCCGGCTGCGGCAAGACGACGGCGCTGCGGACCCTCGCCGGCTTCGTCGACCCGTGCCGCGGAGACATCGTCATCGACGGCCAGGTCGCCACGCGGCTGCCGAGCGAGAAGCGCCGCGTGGGCATGGTGTTCCAGAACTACGCCCTCTTCCCCAGCATGTCGGTGCGGCAGAACATCGCGTTCGGCCTCACGGTGCGGAAGGCCGGTAAAGCCGAGACCGACCGGCTCGTGCGCGCCATGGCCGACCAGGTCGAGCTGAGCGAGGCGCAGCTCGACAAGAACGTGGCGGAGCTCTCGGGCGGCCAGCAGCAGCGCGTCGCCATCGCGCGGGCGCTCGTGCTCGAGCCGCGGATCCTGCTGCTCGACGAGCCGCTCTCCAACCTCGACGCCAAGCTCCGCGTGCAGCTGCGCGACCAGCTGAAGGGCCTGCAGTCGCGCCTGGGCATCACGACCGTGTACGTCACGCACGACCAGGAGGAGGCGCTCACCATGAGCGACCGCATCGCCGTCTTCGACGCGGGGCGGATCGAGCAGGTCGGCACCCCGGAGGACATCTACGACCGCTCGGCCACCGAGTTCGTCGCCACGTTCGTCGGCGCCATCAACGCGCTCGGCCCCGCCACGGTGTCCCGCCTCCGCGACGCCGGCGCGACCGACCTCGACGCCTCGAGCCGCGCCTACGTGCGCCTGGAGCGCGTGTCGGTGGATCCGCGCGGGGCCACCCCGGCGGACGCGGGCCGCGTGCGCATCGACGGCGTGGTCGCCGAGCGGTCGTATCACGGGTCCTACAGCACCTACCGGGTCGACCTCGGGGACGACGCCGTCCAGGCGCTCGTCGCCGAGACGGGTGCCCCGCCGCTCACGCCCGGCACCGAGGTCGTCGTGGGCATCGACCCGGCCGCGATCCTGCAGTACCGGTCGTAG
- a CDS encoding extracellular solute-binding protein, which yields MKNRARRLTVSLAAVVAAGLALSGCGSSPDSGTADPAVSPASGDTLIVYTNSNGDGRGDWVTAEAAKAGFDIQIVGLGGADLANRIVAEKNNPVGDVVFGLNNMYFENLKAEDAITAYTPAWSGEVDQAAGDPADGAYWPLVEQAIVTVHDAKQTSGGDVPKDVTDLYSSKHEGEYEVNTRLGEATPQLILAGLLAPYEDPDGDLGISDAGWQVVKDYFANGSPAVEGTDLYARLSRGEVAFGTLASSGIAARDAQYGTTTEIVPAKAGVPFVTEQIAEIAGTKKEEHARAFIDWFGSADVQGAFAEQFSSYPVSTTAREKALPAVKELIESLDKQDVDYGFVREHIADWVEKTELEYLP from the coding sequence ATGAAGAACCGCGCCCGCCGTCTCACCGTCTCCCTCGCCGCCGTCGTCGCGGCGGGGCTCGCCCTCAGCGGATGCGGGTCGTCCCCCGACAGCGGCACCGCGGACCCCGCCGTCTCCCCCGCCTCCGGCGACACGCTCATCGTCTACACGAACTCCAACGGCGACGGCCGTGGCGACTGGGTCACGGCCGAGGCGGCGAAGGCGGGCTTCGACATCCAGATCGTGGGACTCGGCGGTGCCGACCTCGCGAACCGCATCGTGGCGGAGAAGAACAACCCCGTCGGGGACGTGGTGTTCGGCCTCAACAACATGTACTTCGAGAACCTCAAGGCGGAGGACGCGATCACCGCGTACACGCCCGCGTGGTCGGGCGAGGTCGACCAGGCCGCGGGCGATCCCGCCGACGGCGCGTACTGGCCGCTCGTGGAGCAGGCGATCGTCACCGTGCACGATGCGAAGCAGACCTCGGGCGGCGACGTGCCGAAGGACGTCACCGACCTCTACTCGTCGAAGCACGAGGGCGAGTACGAGGTGAACACGCGCCTCGGCGAGGCGACCCCGCAGCTCATCCTCGCGGGCCTCCTCGCGCCCTACGAGGACCCGGACGGCGACCTCGGCATCAGCGACGCCGGCTGGCAGGTCGTGAAGGACTACTTCGCGAACGGATCCCCCGCGGTCGAGGGCACGGACCTCTACGCCCGCCTCTCCCGCGGCGAGGTCGCGTTCGGCACGCTCGCCTCGAGCGGCATCGCGGCGCGCGACGCGCAGTACGGCACCACCACCGAGATCGTGCCCGCGAAGGCGGGCGTCCCGTTCGTCACCGAGCAGATCGCCGAGATCGCCGGCACGAAGAAGGAGGAGCACGCCCGCGCGTTCATCGACTGGTTCGGCAGCGCCGACGTCCAGGGGGCCTTCGCGGAGCAGTTCTCGAGCTATCCGGTCAGCACGACCGCGCGCGAGAAGGCGCTGCCTGCCGTGAAGGAGCTCATCGAGTCGCTCGACAAGCAGGACGTCGACTACGGCTTCGTGCGCGAGCACATCGCCGACTGGGTCGAGAAGACCGAGCTGGAGTACCTGCCCTGA